One window from the genome of Petrotoga sp. 9PW.55.5.1 encodes:
- a CDS encoding D-alanyl-D-alanine carboxypeptidase/D-alanyl-D-alanine-endopeptidase has protein sequence MIYIKHNISNKKNFSKVFLFFFILLFCTNVLSAPISSRTPLIRDEEALEKIQTIPPTTDIIREPIESYKPSYTEDIPQEPTLDSTISIEILSKLNEFNGFVGFELRNLNSNTVLFEYNSEKLFIPASLTKLITAMVSLESLGDNYKFETKIYKTGEINTNFRGNLYIKGFGDPVLKNDQYKEILKRATVDRGIEKIYGDIIFDYSYLKEEGFGRGWMWDDPQPQIASLNIWQQSHESFKYKTNNEIKDYISFLTTLILSEIGVDFYGDIIYDVVPPNANLLYTHYSPPLMEIIQQMLKKSDNQIAEQLFRNLGAIYGKGTIEDSEKYFKQVIEETLGYKPESYVLKDGCGLSMYNMFSPKLINDILYYLYSKYGTEFLDLLASPDEESTLKNRFNFGIWGKTGSLYYDSAISGIFKSTDGNYYLFTLMENNFPFNVYKAKDFENDLIQFLYENL, from the coding sequence GTGATATATATCAAGCATAATATTTCTAATAAAAAGAACTTTTCAAAAGTTTTTTTATTCTTTTTTATATTACTATTTTGTACAAATGTTTTATCAGCCCCAATATCTTCTAGAACTCCCTTAATAAGAGATGAAGAAGCGTTAGAAAAAATCCAAACTATACCTCCTACGACTGATATAATCAGAGAACCAATTGAATCTTATAAACCCTCCTATACTGAAGATATTCCTCAAGAACCCACACTAGATTCAACAATTTCTATAGAAATTCTTTCTAAATTAAATGAGTTTAATGGATTTGTCGGATTTGAGTTGAGAAATCTTAATAGTAATACCGTTCTATTTGAATATAATTCAGAAAAATTATTCATACCTGCATCTTTAACCAAATTGATTACCGCTATGGTTTCATTAGAAAGCTTAGGAGACAATTATAAATTTGAAACAAAGATATACAAAACTGGTGAAATAAATACAAATTTTCGAGGAAATCTTTATATAAAAGGGTTCGGAGATCCTGTTTTAAAAAATGATCAATACAAAGAAATTTTGAAACGAGCGACTGTAGATAGGGGGATTGAAAAAATTTATGGAGATATCATTTTTGATTATTCTTATTTAAAAGAAGAAGGTTTTGGGAGAGGTTGGATGTGGGATGATCCACAACCACAGATTGCCTCATTAAATATTTGGCAACAAAGTCATGAATCGTTTAAATATAAAACAAACAATGAAATAAAAGATTACATAAGTTTTTTGACTACTTTAATACTCTCGGAAATAGGAGTCGATTTCTATGGAGATATTATCTATGATGTAGTTCCACCAAACGCTAATCTCCTTTACACCCACTATTCTCCTCCACTCATGGAAATAATCCAACAAATGTTAAAAAAAAGTGATAATCAAATAGCAGAGCAGCTTTTTAGAAACTTAGGTGCGATTTACGGAAAAGGAACTATCGAAGATTCTGAAAAATATTTTAAACAGGTAATAGAGGAAACACTTGGTTACAAACCAGAAAGCTATGTTTTAAAAGATGGTTGTGGTTTATCAATGTATAACATGTTCTCTCCAAAGTTGATAAATGATATTCTTTATTATTTATACTCTAAATATGGAACAGAGTTTTTAGATCTTTTAGCATCTCCTGACGAAGAAAGCACATTAAAAAACAGATTTAATTTCGGCATATGGGGTAAAACAGGATCTTTATATTATGATTCCGCAATTAGTGGAATATTCAAAAGCACTGATGGGAATTATTACTTATTCACTTTGATGGAAAATAACTTCCCATTTAATGTCTATAAGGCAAAAGATTTTGAAAATGATTTAATACAATTCTTATATGAAAATCTTTAA
- a CDS encoding alanine--glyoxylate aminotransferase family protein yields MIMTPGPTYVSEEVRDALSQKITNPDLDLNFYEYYKETCEKLQQLLNTENEVLILSGEGILGLEAACASLVESGDKVLCIENGIFGKGFGDFLKMYGGEVEYFTSDYRKAIDVKTLEDFLEKNHDFKLATFVHCETPSGITNPIEQINSLLKKYGILSIVDAVSSIGGEEIETDKWDIDILLGGSQKCLSAPPGITFLSISQKAWKIILDRKTPITGFYVNLANWKSWYEDKWFPYTPPISDIFGFSVAVERLLKDNDRVERHKKIANAVRKSLLSGGLELYPKDGFSNTVTTVVLPKGTSFKDIYNKMLSEHNIMIGGAFDFLKNQVFRIGHMGENCYEDKLYLTLKALDKVLRDLGFELKVKLHKYFIENLDS; encoded by the coding sequence ATGATTATGACGCCGGGGCCAACTTATGTAAGTGAAGAGGTGAGAGATGCTCTATCTCAAAAGATAACAAATCCAGATTTGGATCTTAACTTCTATGAATATTATAAAGAAACATGTGAAAAGCTGCAGCAACTGTTGAATACGGAAAACGAGGTTTTAATACTTTCTGGAGAAGGAATATTAGGACTAGAAGCAGCATGTGCTTCGTTGGTTGAATCAGGTGATAAAGTGCTTTGTATAGAAAACGGAATTTTTGGGAAGGGTTTTGGTGATTTTTTAAAGATGTATGGTGGAGAGGTAGAATATTTTACTTCTGACTATAGAAAAGCAATTGATGTGAAAACTTTGGAAGATTTCTTAGAGAAAAATCACGATTTTAAATTAGCAACTTTTGTACATTGTGAAACTCCTTCAGGAATTACTAATCCTATTGAACAAATAAACTCCTTATTAAAAAAATACGGTATTCTTTCGATAGTAGATGCTGTTTCTTCTATAGGGGGAGAAGAAATCGAGACAGATAAATGGGATATAGATATTCTTTTGGGAGGTTCACAAAAATGTTTGTCTGCACCTCCTGGTATTACTTTTTTAAGTATTAGTCAAAAGGCTTGGAAAATAATTTTAGATAGAAAAACTCCAATTACCGGATTCTATGTGAACCTTGCCAATTGGAAGAGTTGGTACGAAGATAAATGGTTCCCATATACGCCTCCTATAAGTGATATATTTGGTTTTAGTGTTGCAGTTGAAAGATTACTCAAAGATAATGATCGTGTAGAACGTCATAAAAAGATAGCTAATGCAGTAAGAAAAAGTTTATTATCAGGTGGGCTTGAATTGTATCCAAAAGATGGTTTTTCAAATACAGTAACTACCGTAGTTTTACCTAAAGGGACTTCTTTTAAAGATATTTATAATAAGATGCTTAGCGAACATAACATAATGATCGGTGGAGCGTTTGATTTTTTAAAAAATCAAGTGTTTAGAATAGGTCATATGGGAGAAAATTGTTATGAAGATAAACTCTACCTAACTTTAAAAGCGCTAGATAAAGTTCTTAGAGATCTCGGCTTTGAATTAAAGGTAAAGTTGCATAAGTATTTTATTGAAAATTTAGATTCTTAA
- a CDS encoding TetR/AcrR family transcriptional regulator: MVKQRHKVTRNTQFKITKLLDLSKAELLNKGLTNFNYEKVISDANLSKSTVYKKFGKKDDFIIVVIQSILDEFYVPFKKYVDDFKSFREVLDFISHLNFDVKELLKEYPIEDIFQNRRISGIINYYYYQRFGKVIVEKIKEFQSLGEIRKDVQAEYILEFLTSITKGMGLMLKDHDFKEVLNNYTKLIQSALSYNSNLQKE; the protein is encoded by the coding sequence ATGGTTAAACAAAGGCACAAAGTAACTAGAAACACCCAGTTTAAAATTACAAAACTTTTGGATTTGTCAAAAGCGGAACTTCTAAATAAGGGTTTAACTAATTTTAATTATGAAAAGGTAATTTCTGATGCTAATCTAAGTAAATCTACTGTTTACAAAAAATTTGGGAAAAAAGATGATTTTATTATAGTAGTGATTCAAAGTATTTTAGATGAGTTTTATGTCCCTTTTAAAAAGTATGTTGATGATTTTAAATCTTTTAGAGAGGTCTTAGATTTCATTTCACATTTAAACTTTGACGTAAAAGAACTTTTGAAAGAGTACCCTATAGAAGATATTTTCCAAAATAGACGAATTTCAGGAATAATAAACTATTATTATTACCAGAGATTCGGGAAAGTGATCGTCGAAAAAATAAAAGAGTTTCAATCTTTGGGAGAGATCAGAAAAGATGTTCAAGCTGAATATATACTTGAATTTTTAACTTCGATAACAAAAGGTATGGGATTGATGTTAAAAGATCATGATTTTAAGGAAGTTTTGAATAATTACACAAAACTTATTCAATCGGCATTATCTTATAATTCTAATTTACAAAAGGAGTGA